CCAGCCGTTTACGCGCGCGTCGAAGGCATGGTCGGCACCGGTCGCCCAGTACAGCGCCGGCGCATCGGCCAGCAATGTGCCCATCTGCGCATCCAGGTCGGCGATCGGATGGGCCGCGTCGACGCCGCAGGCGGTACGCGCGCCTTCCGGACCGTGGCGGTAGCCGTCCCAGATCTCGCGTTCCGGGTTCTTTTCGCGGCAGAACAGGATCGAGCGCGCCGGGGTCGCGCCGGCGGCGGCCACCAGCACCAGCGCGCTTTCCGGCTCGCCGAAGCCGGTCAGATAGTAAAAATAGCTGTCGTGACGGTACGGGTAGTCGCTGTCGCCGTTGCGCAGCGCTTCCGGCGCCGTCATCAGCACGGCCACGGCGCCAGGCGGCAATTGCGCGGCCAGGCGCGCGCGGCGGCCGGCGTAGTCCATCATGCGGCGCCGCCGCCGCTGCTGCCGCTGCTGCCGCTGTTGCCCGCTCCGCCCTTGCGGGCGCCGAAGGGCGCGTTCAGGGCTTCCAGCTGTTCCACGGTGCCGACGTTGACCCATTCGCCTTCGTACAACTCGCCGCCCACGCGGCCCTGCTCGATGAACTTGCGCATCAGCGGGCCGAACTTCAGGAATTCGCCGGCGCCGATGCCCTCGAACATCTCGGGACGGTAGACGCCGATGCCGGCGAAGTTCCACTTGGGCGCGCCGTCGTTGGACAGCGTGTACATGGTCAATCCGAAGTCGCCTTCCGGGTTGTGCCACGGATTCGGCGTCAGGTACAGCCAGGCGATGTCGCGCTTGTCGAGCGGGATGTCCTTGCCCAGCATGTCCTGGTCCTTGAGCGCATCCTTGACCTGCTCGAAGTCGAAGTAGGGCGCGTAGATGTCGCCCGACACCGCCAGGAACGGCTCGTCGCCCAGCAGGTGCAGCGCGTTGGCGATGCCGCCCGCGGTCTCCAATGGCGTGGGCTCGTGCGAGTACACGATGCGCGCGCCGTAGCGGCTGCCGTCGCCCAGTTCCTGCTCGATCATGTGGCCGAGGTGGGAATGGTTGATGACGATGTCGCGGATGCCGGCGCGCACCAGGTTCAATACGTGCCAGGCGATGAGCGGCCGCCCGCGCACCTTCAGCAGCGGCTTCGGGACGGTGTCGGTCAGCGGCCGCATCCGCTCGCCGCGGCCGGCGGCGAAGATCATGGCTTTCATCGCGCGCCTCCTCAGAAGGTGTAGCCGACCTGCGGCGCCTTGTCCTCGAAGGAATCGAGCAGGCGCGCCAGCGGCTTGAGTTCGGTGTAGCGGTTGGCGGTCTTGCGCACGTAGTCGAGCACGGTCGGCAGGTCGCCCATGTAGACGGCCTTGCCGTCGCGATAGTTCAGGCGGCAGAAGATGCCCAGGATTTTCAGGTGGCGCTGCAAGGCCATGTATTCGAAGTCGCGATAAAAGGCGTCGATGTCCGGGTTCACCGGCAGGCCGGCGCGCTTGGCGCTCTGCCAGTAGCGCACCACCCAGTCCAGCACGAATTCCTCGTCCCACTGGACGTAGGCGTCGCGCAGCAGCGAGGCCAGGTCGTAGGTCACCGGGCCGTACACGGCATCCTGGAAATCCAGCACGCCGGGGTTGCCCTGGTCGAGGAACATCAGGTTGCGCGAGTGGTAGTCGCGGTGCATGAAGACCTGCTGCTGGGCCAGCACGTTGGCGGTGATCGCCTCGAACACTTTACTCAACTGGGTTTGCTGGACGTCGGTCAGGGTGGCGCCCAGGTGGCGTCCCACGAACCATTCCGGAAACAAATTCATCTCGCGCAGCACGAAGGCGCGGTCGAATTCCGGCAGCACGCCCGGCTGGCTGGTCTGCTGGAACTTGATCAGGGCATCGATCGCATCCGAGTACATGAAGGGCGCGTTGTCGATGTCGAGACGCTGCAGGTAGGTCGTGGTGCCGAGGTCGGACAGCAGCAGGAAGCCGGCCTCGACCTGGCGCGCGACGATCGCCGGCACGGTGACGCCGGCGTCGAACAGCAGGCCGTCGACGTGGATAAAGGCCGGCACGTTCTCGCGCTCGGGCGGCGCGTCCATGGCGATCAGGGTGGCGCCGAGCTTGTCGCGCAGCGCCGGCAGCACGTCCAGGCGGAAGTAGCGGCGGAAGCTGGCATCGGTCGAAGCGGGGCGCAGGCTCCCGGCCTCGACCAGGTCCAGGGTGCCCAGCCATGCGGTCAGCTGGGCCAGGCGGGCATCCTGCCCGTCGGCGGTAGGGGAGAGTTGAGACAGAGAAGACATGAAGCGTCCCGGTGGGTCCGGTCGGTAATGGGTGAATACGGCGAAGTGGTAACGTTCAAGTGTAGAGCATGCACCTGAGCATGGCAATGCGGACGCAATCGGGCGGCCCCGGCGCGGATGGCCGGCTTACTGTTGAGCCTCCTCAAAGCCTCCTGCGCCGGCCGTGAGCCGGGCGGTCGCATCCTGCTTCGGGTGTAACAATTGTATCTGCGTGCTTGGCGAGAAGCCTTGCAAATCAATGGCTTGCGGTTTGTTGGCAATGCCCGGCGCGGCGCCGGCGGGCGGCGCTTTTGCGACCGTGGCTGAGATATTCCCATATAATAAGGAATTCGATACCAACCTCGCCCCTGTATGGTGCATCGCGATCTTTCATGAGCTGGATTACGGCCCTTCCTTTCCCGCCGCGGCGCGCAGTCGCCTTGTCCGCCCTCGTCACCGTGGCCACGGGGCCGCTGCACGCCCAGACCGCGCCCGCCACCACGGCCGCGGTCGCCGCCGCTTTTCCCGCTTCCGATGCAGCTTCTGCCCCGGCACCGCTGCCGGTGCCTGCGGCCGTCGCCGCCACGCGCGCCGACGAACAGGAATTGCCGGTCACCATGCGCGCCGAGGAAATCAGCGGCCGGCCGGACCGCGAGATGAACCTGGCGCGCGACGTCGAGATCACGCGCGGCCCCACCGGCATCACCGCCGATACCGCCTGCTACTACCGCGTCGAGGACAAGGTCACGGCGGAAGGCCACATCAACATGTGGCGCTTCGGCGACCGCTACAAGGGCGACGCCCTGGAATTGAACCTGGAGACCGGCAAGGGCTGGGTGCTCGATCCGCAATACCACCTGCACATGAACAATGCGCAGGGCCAGGCGGCGCGCATCGACTTCCTGGGCGAGGACCAGGCAGTGGTGGTGGACGGCACCTACAGCACCTGCGACGGCCCCGACCCGTCGTGGTACCTGAAATCGAGCACCCTGCGCCTGGACCAGGGGCGCGACGTCGGCACCGCCGGCAAGACCGTCATCTATTTCAAGGGTGTGCCGATCCTCGGTACGCCCGCGCTGTCGTTCTCGCTGTCGGGCGCGCGCCGCTCCGGCTGGCTGCCGCCGACCATCGGCCTGGGCTCCAAGGGTTCGGCCGAGCTGATGGTGCCGTACTATTTCAACCTGGCGCCGAATCGCGACCTGACCGTGTTCCCGCGCTACATGTTCGACCGCGGCCTGCAGCTGGGCGCGACCGGGCGCTACATCGGCGAGACCGGGCGCGGGCCGTACAGCGGCGAGACGCATATCGAGTACATGCCGAACGACCGCATGGCGCGCAGCGAAGGCCTCGGGCACAGCGACCGCTGGTGGATCGATACCCTGCACAGCCAGACGCTGGCGCCGGGCTGGACCTTCGGCTGGAATGCCCACGGCGCCTCCGACAACCAGTACCCGTCCGATTTCTCGCGCACGGTGGCGGCCAGCGCCGAGCGCCAGCTGCTGCGCGAGCTGCGCACCGATTACTATGGCCAGTACTGGAGCCTGATCGCGCGCGTGCAGAGCTACCAGGTGCTGCAGGACCCGGGCGCCGCCGCCAATCCGTCGCTGACGGTGCCG
The genomic region above belongs to Massilia forsythiae and contains:
- the murU gene encoding N-acetylmuramate alpha-1-phosphate uridylyltransferase MurU, with product MKAMIFAAGRGERMRPLTDTVPKPLLKVRGRPLIAWHVLNLVRAGIRDIVINHSHLGHMIEQELGDGSRYGARIVYSHEPTPLETAGGIANALHLLGDEPFLAVSGDIYAPYFDFEQVKDALKDQDMLGKDIPLDKRDIAWLYLTPNPWHNPEGDFGLTMYTLSNDGAPKWNFAGIGVYRPEMFEGIGAGEFLKFGPLMRKFIEQGRVGGELYEGEWVNVGTVEQLEALNAPFGARKGGAGNSGSSGSSGGGAA
- a CDS encoding aminoglycoside phosphotransferase family protein, translated to MSSLSQLSPTADGQDARLAQLTAWLGTLDLVEAGSLRPASTDASFRRYFRLDVLPALRDKLGATLIAMDAPPERENVPAFIHVDGLLFDAGVTVPAIVARQVEAGFLLLSDLGTTTYLQRLDIDNAPFMYSDAIDALIKFQQTSQPGVLPEFDRAFVLREMNLFPEWFVGRHLGATLTDVQQTQLSKVFEAITANVLAQQQVFMHRDYHSRNLMFLDQGNPGVLDFQDAVYGPVTYDLASLLRDAYVQWDEEFVLDWVVRYWQSAKRAGLPVNPDIDAFYRDFEYMALQRHLKILGIFCRLNYRDGKAVYMGDLPTVLDYVRKTANRYTELKPLARLLDSFEDKAPQVGYTF
- a CDS encoding LPS-assembly protein LptD translates to MSWITALPFPPRRAVALSALVTVATGPLHAQTAPATTAAVAAAFPASDAASAPAPLPVPAAVAATRADEQELPVTMRAEEISGRPDREMNLARDVEITRGPTGITADTACYYRVEDKVTAEGHINMWRFGDRYKGDALELNLETGKGWVLDPQYHLHMNNAQGQAARIDFLGEDQAVVVDGTYSTCDGPDPSWYLKSSTLRLDQGRDVGTAGKTVIYFKGVPILGTPALSFSLSGARRSGWLPPTIGLGSKGSAELMVPYYFNLAPNRDLTVFPRYMFDRGLQLGATGRYIGETGRGPYSGETHIEYMPNDRMARSEGLGHSDRWWIDTLHSQTLAPGWTFGWNAHGASDNQYPSDFSRTVAASAERQLLRELRTDYYGQYWSLIARVQSYQVLQDPGAAANPSLTVPRPYDRLPQINFHAGRYDVLGGFDWALDAEAVSFSHPDKGVVQGNRANLVGQVSYPIVRPGWFFTPKMILHATQYDLDSTASGADSKISRVLPTVSLDSGLVFEREASFFGRAATQTLEPRLFYVRTPYKDQSAIPNFDTGIAGFNYAQLFTENRFVGADKVSDANQLTAAIVSRFIESSGVERLRLAVGSRYYFSDPRVRLDTSEAPNVTRSDALLAASGRISETWSFDSGVQYDAQARSLYSMNYGVQYQPAPMKVVNVEYRYQRDTVGNATGFRNADISGQWPLTQRWYGVTRVSYSLRDRKLLESLVGLEYKADCWVFRMGVQRFVTASQTISTPAFFQLELNGLSRLGFGNPLETFNKSIPGYTRLNSNVGRP